ATTTTAACTGCATCTCACGATTCTCACTTCACTCAACACACACAATTAATTCAAGGCCCCAAGGCTATGCGGCTACGCTAGCTAAACCCTGGGATACTTTTCTCTTCTTCATTTCTTTTCCCCCTCTTCCTTCCTCCAAAGCTGTGTGAAAAACATACCGTTCATCCCATTACATCATATGACCCGGCCTCCACCTAACGCATCACACCTCTCTCGAGGAGGACTGCCGTTTGATCAAAAGTGACCTCGGTCAACCTCCATACTTCCGCTTTTAAAAAATGTGACAGTGTGAAGATCGCTGGTTGGTGGTTGGCTTTCCCTTCCTTATTAATGCGCTATAAGGAATGTTAGGGAAGGGAAATCCTCTGGATGAAAAGACAATGGGGGCGTGGGTGGGATATGTTCATGTTGGATATAAGTGGATATGAGGGTTGAGATCCTTGAGATGTGCCCCCTTAAAGCATAAACACACTGATGACATATTGGAACTGTGGGATTAGATCATCATAATGACAGATTGTATTTCTACAAAAGGAAATCCTCAAACCAataactagtgtgtgtgtgtgtgtgtgtgtgtgtgtgtgtgtgtgtgtgtgtgtgtgtgtgtgtgtgtgtgtgtgtgtgtgtgtgtaattctgTAATGGCTAGAGTAAAAGGACTCATAGGACAGGAATTTTGTTTCCGTGAactgtagaacacacacacacacactggagtgaATAAGGCTCAGTAACAGATGGTGAGTGATTGAATCCTAATACAGGAAGTATAGCAGAATAAGGTGTGCACATAGAGATTCTCTGGATAGATCCATATGTAAAAATGTAGGTGCACCAACCCTTCCCTCCCAGGCTTGTACTAGCTTCAAAACTCATGAAGAATACGCATCTCCAGCCGTGTCCTCGCAAACCATGTTCTGGTGTCTTTATAAATCACGTTCTGTGTCGGTGGTGTTACAGCCCTGTTTTGTTTCACACCCTGATTTCATCTTCGTCCTCGTCCATGAAGGAGAAGTCTTTGTCATCCTCCCCCCCAACCCCCGGAGAGCTGTACTTGGCGCTGTCCGTGTCCCCCTCCTGCAGGTGGTGGAGTGGTTTCTCCTCAAGAGCGGCGGAGCCGGAGGAGGAAAAAGagcagctgtccaggtggctgtgGTAGTTCCTGGGAGGGGTGTTGGGGGGGTCTGCCATGATTTTCTGCTGGGGATAGGTGCTGCGTGGGGGCCTGACTGGCGGCTGTAGATCCACCTGGTCCTCAACATTGTCCTCCGTGGTGGGAGGTCTGAGGGGGGGTGACCCACGGCCCTCGCTGCCCTTCCCCTCCTCGTATCCCAGGTCGTCCTCAACCCAGCCCTTCTTCTCCATGACGCTGAGGATGTCTCCCAGCATAGAGGGACCCAAGTCGATGTGGAACGACATAATGGACTCCGCATGCTTCATCCCACCACCTCGAAGATGGGACGGTGGCAGGTCAGTCAGTTCTCCGAAGTTCCGCTCATCGAACTCCAGGTCCATGGCCGCGGCACCGTTGACCGGTTTTCTGATTCCTTCGACCTCGGGCAGCTTCTTCAGAGGGCTGGAGGAGACGCTCTTGGGCATCTGGGGACCACCGCCCATCCTGCCCGCATCATCGTCGTTGAGGTAGGGCAGTGAGATGGCGTTTTTCACAAAGTTTGGCGAGCCACCAGGGGGTTCCAATGCATTCTCGCCACGGTTCACTGACTGGGAGCGCTTACTGCTCCTGAAGGTTCGGGACAGCAGGCCTGGTTTGGGGACAGGTCCAGGCGAGCTCTGCTGCACCTCTGGAGCTGGTTCTTTAGGGGGCTCCCCAGACCGGGTACTCAGGAATGAGGTGTCCCCAAAGGCATCGCCACCACGACCTACATGCATGGTGTGTCTGAAGTCCCCGAGAGGGGCACTGATCATCTCTGCAGTCAGGTCGGCTCGGGAGCGACGCTTGGACTGGTTCGAGGTTAGCTGCTTGAGGATAGGCATGGTGATGTCTGATGAAGTCGCTCAGTGATATAATACTCAACAAGAACAGAAACAGTTCAACAAAGAAACTCCTGGTTGGTGCTAAGTATTATGAGATGTTTGTCTTTCTCACGTTTAATTGTAAACTGTATTGTCAAGGCAAGGAGAGATCCAGGTATCTGGAGTACACAGCCATTGTGGTCCGTCAAACAGCTATGTTGAGGTCTGGTGCAGATAATCCACAAATCAACCTAAGGGAATAACAGAAGAGAGGACACATTAAAACCACATTGCAAGACCTATGCAAACcaactcagatcctcaaagttggCAGGGAACATGGAAACTAACTACAACTTAACACAGAGTGGCTTTGTCATTTTATTCCTTTGGACTGGAAGCAAACAACTGGAAATTACAGTAAACAGCAACTATTTCCAATAGCTGCTGATTGCATCTGAGGCACAGAATCAAGACAACTTTCTTAATCTATGCTGCTGTGCCTCAAATGTGGAAACTTTTATTGACAGGCTGGGGCTTTGAAATAAAACCTCCAGTTGAGAGGTTAATTTCTTTCTCACTTAACTGAAACTCGTTAACCttccaagtaaaaaaaaaaaagggggtaACACACAAGTCATTGATTGTAATACATTGGTATTCATGCCAATACTTTATTTCTTAAAATGGCACTTCCAAGCTCCCATAAAATTTTGAAAT
This genomic interval from Salvelinus fontinalis isolate EN_2023a chromosome 30, ASM2944872v1, whole genome shotgun sequence contains the following:
- the cdc42ep4b gene encoding cdc42 effector protein 4, which gives rise to MPILKQLTSNQSKRRSRADLTAEMISAPLGDFRHTMHVGRGGDAFGDTSFLSTRSGEPPKEPAPEVQQSSPGPVPKPGLLSRTFRSSKRSQSVNRGENALEPPGGSPNFVKNAISLPYLNDDDAGRMGGGPQMPKSVSSSPLKKLPEVEGIRKPVNGAAAMDLEFDERNFGELTDLPPSHLRGGGMKHAESIMSFHIDLGPSMLGDILSVMEKKGWVEDDLGYEEGKGSEGRGSPPLRPPTTEDNVEDQVDLQPPVRPPRSTYPQQKIMADPPNTPPRNYHSHLDSCSFSSSGSAALEEKPLHHLQEGDTDSAKYSSPGVGGEDDKDFSFMDEDEDEIRV